The Fructilactobacillus ixorae genome has a window encoding:
- a CDS encoding hydroxymethylglutaryl-CoA reductase, degradative — protein MEKLHGFHRKSYADRLATLTEVVPLSPADLDVINRHYNAVSGDLIENYLTDYGLPEGIATNLVVNGREYLVPMVVEEPSVIAAASNGAAMLKRGGGITAHAESRVLTGEVIIKADNVLAIQDWFTNQKAAIMETALRAHPSITKYGGVQDVEFNIIDEAHVSLELFVDVGDAMGANTLNSMLEAVAEQIEAELGQPVLMSILSNFGDHNVVIATGMVPFAALQRGELSGETVATRIAEAADVANIYPKRAATHNKGIMNGIDAVVVATGNDWRAVESAAHSFAARKGTYKGLSKWRVTDGGLEGRIRLPIPTGIVGGATHVLEMSKVNYQILGIQSALEMMNVLAGVGLAQNLAALKALVTDGIQQGHMRLQLKSLALTAGATPAQVNQVVSALQRLPKHEQDLAHAHQLVANMKEDDTDGK, from the coding sequence ATGGAGAAACTGCACGGGTTTCACCGCAAATCATATGCTGACCGGTTGGCAACCTTAACGGAGGTTGTCCCGCTATCACCAGCGGACCTTGACGTGATCAATCGCCACTATAATGCAGTTAGTGGGGATTTAATTGAAAACTACCTGACTGATTATGGGTTACCAGAGGGGATTGCCACGAACCTAGTGGTAAACGGCCGGGAGTATTTAGTACCAATGGTCGTTGAGGAACCTTCCGTGATTGCCGCAGCTAGTAACGGCGCCGCCATGCTAAAACGCGGGGGCGGAATTACCGCGCACGCGGAGAGCCGGGTGCTGACCGGGGAAGTAATTATTAAGGCTGATAACGTGTTAGCCATTCAGGACTGGTTTACCAACCAGAAAGCTGCCATCATGGAAACGGCCTTACGGGCGCATCCCAGTATCACCAAGTATGGGGGCGTTCAAGATGTTGAATTTAACATCATTGACGAAGCGCACGTGTCGTTAGAACTCTTCGTGGACGTGGGCGATGCCATGGGGGCCAACACGTTGAACTCGATGTTAGAAGCAGTGGCCGAACAAATTGAAGCGGAACTGGGCCAACCGGTGCTGATGAGCATTTTGTCAAACTTTGGGGACCATAATGTGGTCATTGCGACCGGAATGGTCCCGTTTGCGGCCTTACAACGGGGCGAATTATCAGGAGAAACCGTGGCCACTCGCATTGCGGAAGCCGCAGACGTGGCTAACATCTACCCGAAACGAGCTGCCACCCATAACAAGGGCATCATGAACGGCATTGATGCCGTCGTGGTGGCGACTGGCAACGACTGGCGGGCCGTGGAAAGTGCGGCACACTCGTTTGCAGCTCGCAAGGGTACCTACAAGGGCTTGAGCAAGTGGCGCGTGACGGATGGCGGCCTAGAGGGTCGGATTCGGCTTCCCATTCCCACGGGAATTGTGGGCGGGGCGACCCACGTGCTCGAGATGAGTAAGGTTAACTACCAGATTCTAGGAATTCAGTCCGCCTTAGAGATGATGAACGTGCTTGCCGGAGTTGGATTAGCACAAAACCTAGCCGCCCTAAAGGCCTTAGTGACCGATGGGATTCAACAGGGTCACATGCGCTTGCAGTTGAAGTCACTGGCTTTGACCGCTGGAGCAACGCCCGCTCAGGTGAATCAGGTGGTTAGCGCCCTGCAACGGTTACCCAAGCACGAACAAGATTTAGCGCACGCCCACCAGTTGGTGGCCAACATGAAGGAGGATGACACCGATGGCAAATGA
- a CDS encoding NAD-dependent protein deacylase, translating into MPNFAALQAQVDQAQRMVFLTGAGVSTPSGIPDYRSKTGLYTTGQTKRPTEYYLSHDCLVNEPAVFYQFVMKNLYYPAAQPNVIQTKQAAFTRADRAAIVTQNIDNLYEQAGARHLHEFHGNLYRIYCQKCGAGVDYSTYAHSMYHEPDGGILRPDVVLYGEGIDPAVAQASVNAVHTADLILIVGTSMRVYPFAGLLDYRQPHVPVVVINQERLELSGVTAQYQLDATEVFDRLQVGARHD; encoded by the coding sequence GTGCCAAACTTTGCAGCATTACAAGCTCAGGTTGACCAGGCCCAGCGGATGGTCTTTTTAACTGGTGCAGGGGTGTCAACCCCCTCTGGGATTCCGGACTATCGGTCGAAAACGGGTTTGTACACCACCGGGCAAACCAAGCGTCCCACGGAGTACTATCTTAGTCATGACTGTCTGGTTAATGAACCAGCGGTATTTTACCAGTTTGTAATGAAGAATCTGTACTATCCAGCGGCGCAACCAAACGTCATTCAGACCAAGCAAGCCGCCTTCACGCGGGCAGACCGGGCGGCAATTGTAACCCAAAACATCGATAATTTGTACGAACAAGCAGGTGCGCGGCACCTGCACGAATTTCACGGGAACCTCTACCGGATTTACTGTCAAAAATGTGGGGCCGGGGTTGATTATTCCACCTACGCCCACAGCATGTACCACGAACCCGACGGGGGGATTTTACGCCCCGATGTCGTTTTGTACGGCGAAGGCATTGACCCGGCGGTGGCGCAGGCGAGCGTCAACGCGGTCCACACTGCTGACCTAATTTTGATTGTCGGAACTTCGATGCGCGTGTATCCCTTTGCCGGGTTGTTAGATTATCGCCAGCCCCACGTTCCCGTTGTGGTTATTAACCAGGAACGCTTGGAGCTTTCGGGCGTTACAGCACAGTATCAACTGGATGCTACGGAAGTCTTTGACCGCTTACAGGTGGGTGCTCGTCATGATTAA
- a CDS encoding DUF72 domain-containing protein — protein sequence MIKVGLTTWTDHPDLSNGKKQATLPDYVANFPIVEVDSTFYSIPKVEWVEKWVRETPANFQFVVKANYMMTKTPMPQLGPVTAEARKARFNELRVAVQPLLAAHKLATILFQFPPSFRCNPESLQYLHAVRQHMGKLPLAVEFRNRSWLDGAELSRDTAAFLQSLQMSEVVVDEPHATANGIPFQPVVTNPKLAFLRLHGQNAMEWAKGTRERYRYHYSDTELAHFAATATTLAEQAQTVVVIFNNNTGHAAAPNALSLQRMLHQPGTELPAQQLDLF from the coding sequence ATGATTAAAGTCGGCTTAACGACCTGGACCGATCACCCGGATTTGAGTAATGGTAAAAAACAAGCGACCTTACCCGACTACGTGGCCAATTTTCCGATTGTAGAGGTCGATAGTACCTTTTACAGTATCCCAAAGGTGGAGTGGGTGGAAAAATGGGTGCGAGAGACGCCAGCGAACTTTCAATTTGTGGTGAAAGCAAACTACATGATGACGAAAACGCCCATGCCCCAGTTGGGACCGGTTACGGCGGAGGCTCGGAAGGCCCGTTTTAATGAACTGCGCGTGGCGGTGCAACCACTGCTTGCGGCCCATAAATTGGCAACGATTCTCTTTCAATTTCCGCCGTCCTTTCGGTGTAATCCAGAGAGTTTACAATATTTGCATGCAGTGCGCCAGCACATGGGTAAGCTGCCCCTCGCAGTGGAATTTCGCAACCGCTCGTGGCTGGACGGGGCAGAACTGAGTCGCGACACCGCCGCCTTTTTACAGAGCTTGCAGATGAGTGAAGTGGTGGTGGATGAACCCCACGCGACGGCCAACGGGATTCCCTTTCAACCGGTGGTTACTAATCCGAAGCTGGCGTTTTTGCGCTTGCACGGACAAAATGCCATGGAATGGGCGAAAGGAACCCGGGAACGCTACCGGTATCACTATTCAGACACTGAACTAGCACACTTTGCCGCGACGGCGACGACGTTAGCGGAGCAGGCGCAGACCGTCGTAGTAATTTTTAATAACAATACGGGTCACGCCGCCGCGCCCAATGCCCTAAGCTTACAGCGCATGCTCCACCAGCCGGGGACGGAATTACCGGCGCAACAACTAGATTTATTTTAA
- the trpS gene encoding tryptophan--tRNA ligase, which translates to MTKPIILTGDRPTGKLHIGHYVGSLENRVKLQNTGAYDPYIMIADMQALTDNARDPEKIRQSLFQVALDYLAVGLDPKKSTIFVQSQIPALNELTMIYMNLVSVARLERNPTVKHEIQQKSFKESVPVGFLTYPVSQAADITAFKATVVPVGDDQEPMLEQTREIVRSFNRAYHTDVLVEPEGYFPPKGAGRIPGLDGNAKMSKSLNNAIYLSDNADEIQKKVMSMYTDPNHIHVEDPGQVAGNPVFTYLDIFAPDQQHVAELKEQYAHGGLGDVKIKQYLNEVLQAVLEPIRTRREQYAQDPAQVAKILQTGSQTANQVAEQTLDEVRNAMGINYFA; encoded by the coding sequence ATGACCAAACCAATTATTTTAACGGGTGATCGCCCGACGGGAAAGCTCCATATCGGCCATTACGTTGGGTCGTTAGAGAACCGGGTTAAACTACAGAACACGGGGGCGTATGATCCCTACATTATGATTGCTGACATGCAGGCGTTGACTGATAACGCCAGAGATCCCGAAAAGATTCGCCAGAGCCTCTTTCAGGTTGCTTTAGACTACCTAGCCGTGGGCTTAGACCCGAAAAAGTCAACAATCTTTGTGCAGTCCCAAATTCCCGCTTTAAACGAACTGACCATGATTTACATGAACCTCGTAAGCGTGGCGCGCTTGGAACGGAATCCAACGGTAAAACATGAAATTCAGCAAAAGAGTTTCAAGGAGAGCGTTCCCGTGGGCTTTTTAACGTATCCGGTGAGTCAAGCGGCAGACATTACGGCCTTTAAGGCAACGGTGGTGCCGGTTGGTGACGATCAGGAACCGATGCTGGAACAAACTCGAGAAATTGTGCGGAGCTTTAACCGGGCCTACCACACGGATGTCTTAGTAGAGCCCGAGGGGTATTTCCCTCCCAAAGGAGCGGGGCGGATTCCAGGCTTAGACGGGAACGCGAAGATGAGTAAGTCGCTAAATAATGCCATTTACCTGTCGGACAACGCCGATGAGATTCAAAAAAAGGTGATGTCTATGTACACGGATCCCAACCACATTCACGTTGAGGATCCGGGCCAGGTTGCGGGGAATCCGGTCTTTACCTACTTAGATATCTTTGCTCCTGATCAACAACACGTCGCTGAATTAAAGGAACAATATGCCCACGGTGGTTTGGGAGATGTTAAAATTAAGCAATACTTAAATGAAGTCCTCCAAGCGGTTTTAGAGCCAATTCGGACCCGGCGGGAACAGTACGCTCAGGATCCAGCTCAGGTCGCAAAGATCTTACAAACGGGGAGTCAGACAGCTAACCAAGTGGCAGAACAAACCCTGGATGAGGTTCGCAATGCCATGGGGATTAACTATTTTGCCTAA
- a CDS encoding Ppx/GppA family phosphatase, whose product MENFVIIDIGSNSVRMAIYAIDEAGHYQEIKRMKSAARLSEGMGPHNILQFSAMKRTIAALRRFQSEYEKLPNVVVRAIATAAVRQAQNQTDFLQSIKAELGIDVRVLTGQQEAYFDYQGVVNRIKARDFVLMDIGGASVEIVHVRNRQAINYVSIPTGAVKLTEQFHLQNQVQAADLFAAQQHIIEQFSKIGWLGHPAHYPIVLIGGAARTLARINRRRQHFRQVDEIQNYQLTRKQVDQTMRELLSKPLKKRQLINGLESDRADVIIGGLLNLTAVMDFIDSKRVIFSDGGVREGVINEYLEQRTKA is encoded by the coding sequence ATGGAAAACTTTGTAATTATTGATATTGGGTCCAATTCGGTTCGCATGGCCATTTACGCCATTGACGAGGCAGGTCATTACCAAGAAATCAAACGAATGAAAAGTGCTGCCCGTCTATCAGAGGGAATGGGGCCACACAATATTCTCCAATTTTCGGCAATGAAACGGACGATTGCGGCCCTGCGTCGGTTTCAAAGTGAATACGAAAAACTACCGAACGTGGTGGTCCGCGCCATTGCCACCGCGGCCGTGCGTCAGGCACAAAACCAAACCGATTTTTTGCAGAGCATTAAAGCGGAGCTCGGAATCGACGTCCGGGTTTTGACCGGGCAACAAGAGGCTTATTTTGATTACCAAGGTGTCGTTAACCGGATTAAGGCCCGTGACTTTGTGTTGATGGACATCGGTGGCGCTAGTGTGGAAATTGTCCACGTGCGTAACCGCCAAGCAATCAACTACGTGAGCATCCCGACCGGCGCCGTTAAACTTACGGAACAATTTCACCTGCAAAATCAGGTGCAAGCGGCAGACTTATTTGCGGCCCAACAGCACATTATTGAACAGTTCAGTAAGATTGGGTGGCTAGGGCATCCAGCGCACTACCCGATTGTCCTAATTGGCGGGGCAGCGCGGACCCTGGCGCGAATTAACCGGCGCCGCCAGCACTTTCGGCAGGTCGATGAAATTCAAAACTACCAACTAACGCGGAAACAGGTGGATCAAACCATGCGCGAACTCCTGAGCAAACCCCTGAAAAAGCGCCAACTGATTAACGGCCTTGAGAGTGACCGGGCGGATGTGATCATTGGGGGGTTACTCAACCTAACGGCCGTGATGGATTTCATTGATTCCAAACGGGTCATTTTTTCGGATGGTGGAGTCCGGGAAGGAGTAATTAACGAATACTTAGAACAACGAACCAAAGCTTAA
- a CDS encoding IpaB/EvcA family protein, translating into MANDVALKPAVQDLLNTVARFFDGDVQVQIIGDLKAGYLRHDQVQTMQDGQHLFVQLSDVTDPDFLASHELVHILMTLRGFPQVYFPLTTGDDQLDEQLRYVGTDLFDTVSHFVVYPEQRKHGLIDETVEAEVVKGVRQTIAPEQGQADPEMITRLVTVLDARVFLGEHFDHYRYLFEHDFPLATQAADQLYQLLTAKPTNSPFALRRNVVKLFRAFDRQLEDWKLPALHLNDFAMLTSVFSKRQLGLQVKQVFKLYYSELRNRETGQRAYVGFTISDDQNSLVLDGPVGEKVSADYMQALYQKTVQELFNELHIPYLER; encoded by the coding sequence ATGGCAAATGACGTCGCATTAAAGCCGGCGGTTCAGGACCTGTTAAACACGGTTGCCCGGTTTTTTGACGGGGACGTTCAGGTGCAAATCATTGGGGATTTAAAGGCGGGGTACCTACGGCACGATCAGGTGCAAACCATGCAAGATGGTCAGCATCTGTTTGTGCAGTTAAGTGACGTGACCGACCCGGACTTTTTGGCCAGCCACGAATTAGTGCACATTCTGATGACCCTGCGCGGTTTTCCCCAGGTTTACTTTCCCCTGACGACTGGTGACGACCAGCTCGACGAACAACTCCGTTACGTGGGGACCGATCTCTTTGATACGGTGAGTCACTTCGTGGTGTACCCAGAACAACGTAAGCACGGCTTAATTGACGAAACGGTCGAAGCAGAAGTCGTGAAGGGGGTTCGGCAGACCATTGCCCCCGAACAGGGTCAGGCGGATCCGGAGATGATCACCCGGTTAGTGACGGTGCTAGACGCCCGGGTCTTTTTGGGAGAGCACTTTGATCATTATCGCTACCTGTTTGAGCATGATTTTCCGCTGGCAACGCAGGCCGCTGACCAGCTTTACCAGCTGCTGACGGCCAAACCAACGAACAGTCCGTTTGCGCTACGGCGAAACGTGGTGAAGCTGTTTCGGGCCTTTGATCGCCAATTGGAAGACTGGAAATTACCGGCTTTGCACCTCAACGACTTTGCAATGCTGACCTCGGTCTTTTCGAAGCGCCAATTAGGATTACAGGTCAAACAGGTCTTTAAACTTTACTATTCAGAACTGCGCAACCGAGAAACCGGCCAGCGCGCTTACGTTGGGTTTACCATTAGTGATGACCAAAACTCGTTGGTACTGGATGGACCGGTCGGCGAAAAAGTGAGTGCCGATTACATGCAAGCACTTTACCAAAAAACGGTTCAGGAACTATTTAACGAACTCCACATTCCATACTTGGAACGGTAG